The following nucleotide sequence is from Mytilus trossulus isolate FHL-02 chromosome 9, PNRI_Mtr1.1.1.hap1, whole genome shotgun sequence.
atgttattacatgtgtatacatgtacataggttgtaaaaaaaggaaatgttcatatttatcatctttaatgttattacatgtgtatacatgtacataggttgtaaaaaaagtaaatgtacaTATTTATCATCTTCAATGTTATTAcatgtgtatacatgtacataggttgtaaaaaaagtaaatgttcATATTTATCATCTTCAATGTTATTAcatgtgtatacatgtacataggttgtaaaaaaagtaaatgttcATATTTATCATCTTTAATGTTACTAcatgtgtatacatgtacatgatgtacataggttgtaaaaaaagtaaatgttcATATTTATCATCTTTAATGTTACTAcatgtgtatacatgtacatgatgtacataggttgtaaaaaagtaaatgttcatatttatcatctttaatgttttaatatgGGTACGTCTAGgttttaattaaagtttcaaTGATAGGGTTTTAATAGCCTTAATTATCATGACAACTAAAACCTAGAAATTGTAAGATAATACAGGATTTGGATAAAGTACATGTGATACCAATAATTTGACGAGATAAAAAGCAGTGTTGTTCAATTTTGATTCTAAccaaatacattaaaatatcaaaatggaaattttatattctttcaattaatttttaagaTGAATATATTTTATCCATATTAGCTGAtgatttttaactatttacagTTGATTGGTTGTGGACTATTTTCTGTTGGTATTTGGATGCAGGTTAACACAGGACCCTACATAAATCTGCTACCCAGCCACTATGTGTTTGGTGCCACAGCAATAATATGTATAACAGGTGTTGTGGCACTTATTATAGGATTTTGTGGCCTAGTTGGTGGTATCATGGAGAGTCGTCTTTGTATGGTTGTAGTAAGTATCTCGACTTGataatatacaattaatttGTGAAGGTATTCAAGGAAAATCATGGCAAGTTATACTGTGAAGGTTTTGTCTGATAGAGAATGAGACTGCACAGTACAATAATGTTTTTTCAATGTGTTCAATAGGAAAAGTACATACCAAAACTTACTTATTCAAATGGAATCGTAACTTGTCCAAAAAAAATCGcatatattaactttttttggattttaagttgattcaaagagcaaaatgaataaaaacaatagaacagaatttaaagtgtttttaaaaatatgatttgagAACAATGAATCCAGTCATGTCACAGGACTTATGCTCTAGTTTTGATCAATTCCAAAGTCTCATCAGACTGCATGTGAGACGAAGTCTGGTAGACCTGTCAGTCTACACTCATTTGGTTTGTATCCTGGActtttatgttgaaaaatagTGATTACTATGATTAATGCATTACtaaaataagttttgtttttaatatatattaaaatgtttattcaaaagcaataaaaaaaaagtgctttgtctacttaaaatcaaatatgattatttttatgaattttatggtcaatgattttttttttaaatgtttggttaaatatttgtcatatttatttattaagcaACATAATAAGATACGGATACGAGGTACTGGTTTGTCTTGGTCCAGAAATGTCCCCTACAGTGCAGAACTGTACAACTGTCAAGAACATTTTGGATATCATATTCCAGCAAAACTATACCACCCATGAAATTTCCATGAGAATAAATACAATACTAAAAGAAGGACTTATACTTATACAGTATTTAAATTGTGATCATTTTAGAAAATAGATCCACATTTTTGGTCACTCTTCCTGTAATTCAATATTTACTTTTAACTGTTTCATCATGGTTGCAGCATACATTTTGTTCTGTAATTCAATATTTACTTTTAACTGTTTCATCATGGTTGcatcatacattttgtacattaaaaCAGTAGGACACATAAGTTAACTAGTAGATAAAACTGCAACAAAAGTGTCTGAACAGAACTGCATATCacttatttgttaaaaaaaattaaccactAAACAAATTGATTTCTTGATAAGTCTTTCAGACCTGTCACCTCTAAATCTTGTaaaaatggtacaaaaatcCCTTCTTTCATGCTATGAATGAGATACAATATCTGAGAAACATATAAGCCTGTAGGCAACTCAATAGAATTTAAATGGAAATGAGCAGCTAGAATTCACTGAACAGCATTAATCAAACAACTGAAACTCACACTAATTTTTGATTCAGCACTCTTGGAATTAGTAGTAGCTAAGTaatgtaaataaatgcattaacaaacaaaaaagaatacaTCAAGAATGTGTCTGACATATATACTCCATATCTACATGTTGATGATTTAAGAGTTAAAGCTACTGACATATACTCCATATCTACATGTCTATAATTTAAGACATTTGTAAGAGAGGCCTTTTCTAATTGgttattattatttacttttcTAGTAGATGTTaatatgtctaaaaaaaaatgtgttttcattcaacatgttcaaacatATCTTAAAATGTAttcctattttattttcagtattttgtgtttaatattGTGGTATTTGCTGCAGAAATAACTATTATTGCTATAGGATTCTCAAAGAAATCTCAGGTAATGTACAACACTTACAACAGAAATAACTATTATTGCTATAGGATTCTCAAAGAAATCTCAGGTAATGTACAACACTTACAACAGAAAAGCTAGCCCAAATTTCATCAGAAAAGTAACTTTAACTATGGTAATATCAGAACTTACACCTGTTAATGTAAAACTAAATGTTAAATGAAGCTTATAGGCAATGTTTATACAGttaattaccacaaaactcattTAAGTATGAATTAAGTGGCATCACTTTTACCTtccttgagttatgtccctttataatgttGTATGTAAGccggggcatcatctgtgtcccatggacacattccccatttatatTCTTTTGGTTGTTCTCATGAAATATTGTATGGTGTCAAAACTTTATTCtgaagaaattgaaattttccATTTGGTTTGATTGTGTTTCAACTACATAAATGGGGTATGATATATCTTTCTAGATAACATTCATGTGACCTCTGACATAAGGGTCAAACTATTTGATTTGATGGGATAGATTTGTGTccaaaaaataacttattacTCCACATTTTTGGGGTTTAGATATAAGGTACACAGGTGCTCTAACCCAAGACGGTGTGTAACTTGTGAGtcattatacccccgctttaaaaaagggggatataCTGTTTTATctctgtctgtccttctgtcagtcagtcagtccgtccgtcccatgaatatttttcgtcgcatttttctcaggaactgcAATACAagggtttcagggtttatctaagtcagctataccgtgtgatggttttcagattgatcacttgacaacttcctgtttaccgaacacttgtatgattttacacatgatagccaagttgaaaattttcgtcacatttttctcaggaactacaatacaaggatttttgaaatttggtttcaggatttatataagtcagctatacgtgtgatgcgttttcagattcatcctTTTTTACACTAtaaatattatccacttgcggcgggggtatcatcagtgagcagtagctcgcagtttcacttgttgaatctgatttaaggAATATGGGtcaaatcttttataaaatagGCTGTTTTCCCACACCTAAACCATATGCATTGTGAATTGGCAAGACAAGACCTTTATGTCTGGAGGTTGTGGCTGGGGTATACCTGTTCACACACTCTAATCAGTAATTGTTAAATATCTTGAATTCATTCATTAGGAATACATTTTGATATCATAGTTTTAGTCTAAATAGCTGTTTCTTCttatgtatatgattttttataatcaaacccggttgtaaaatttgaaaagaatcaGCTTCATATGTATAGGAGGAAGAATTTGAGGTCATTTTTCTTTAGGAAAACCTCCACcaattctaatttttttaagtcATAGATATAAGCTTTGAATGAATTGTTAAGAGCATGAAGAGTTTTTATATGATGGAGATATTCTTGTATTACAGCTACAGTCTTTTGTGAAGGAAGAGTTAATGTATAGTTTAGAGTTTAGTCATAATCCTGACATCCAATCAAACAAAAGGGAAGGTGTAGATAATGTTATAGATTACATACAACAAGATGTAAGTAATTAAAATGTCTGTTTATCCAGTGTAAAGTATACATGTCTGTCTTGCAAGATTcatttatgtatatgtatttatcatatatttgtttagtataaaatacagctattttgtatatctaataaaggttcttttttccagtctgtatcacctaccctgtatcgcataccccgtatcgcataccccgtatcgcatggtaaaatcCGTATCgcatccctttttttttttttttttttttttatacatcaagtcagttttttagttatttttgcttagaaaaaatttccaaaaaataggtcaattttttgaatgacgtcattgtttggtatgtaacgtcacgaacGTTAAGTTTTCATattctatgtgacgtcatgaacATTacgtttttaaaacatattttttggtacactaaatgcaactataaacatacaaaacactcaaataaatacaataataaacaaaatatttaaaacaacagattgtaaggtaacccaggtgcttcgtataaataattgagcagttttTTTAAGgctttgaaacaagaaaaaagcagaactgaaggtaacccagtgctatggatcagaaaacagttcatataatataatactcttctgttgaaatatatgataaagcgtataatacatggcaaaatccgtatcacatgccgtatcaccctcgatcaatatcatccctcgggcctaaaggccctcgggctgatattgatatctcgggatgatacgacatatgatacggattttgccatgtattattctctatatattatgtattgccATAGCATGTTCTATAtgcttttgcaaataaaattgattcattcattcatttgacATTAATCTCATTAAATGGAtcattgatcatgattatgaaaTACTAGCAGTAAAACCTGAGTATAAGACCTTCAATATAATTCCATCATgacaagttatttattttgttttatatcaggCTAGACATTTTACAGTGTGTCCTCTTGTAtaatcttttctcttttttttgtcTCCAACTCCGCCATAGTGGAGgaggcattaagttttacccttgtccttCCGTACTTATGTGCATACTCACAAACATACATTCTTTTTCCCAAAGTTGGTTTCCGTACTCTTACAgtacttaagtttgcctcaaccaaatgttataaaacatatacacaatgcttatttaAGTTATTTCCACAATACATagatcaagtttgaaatttGGTGGTGTCGCTTAAACTGTGCTCGAGTTAATATTACAAAAgggaaaaatattgaatttgttgTTTCCTTTATCTAATTTAGTTTGGCTCAACCAAATTTTTGAATCATATACACAATGCTAATACCActaaatacagatcaagtttgaattggGATAGTGTCCCATTTACCATTCTTCAATCATGTCCCTTTATAAATTGATATGCAAGCAGGGGCATCAACTATCTGTCTCTATTACCACTTAATTATTAGTGAGTTGTCAATAGTTTACCTCTGCACCACAtgattcaattcaattcaaagctTTATTTATAGTCGGCATGTcacataacaaataaacatatgcTCTCTGAGCTTTTATAACCGACATGATggtcatatatatttctaattccTCTGCACCACATGATGGTCATACATAATTCTGATTCCAGCTGAAATGTTGTGGTATAAACAATTACACAGACTGGTTTAACCATCCTGCATGGCCAGGGAAGAGTTACGTTACCGATTCCTGCTGTTTACATGAAGGGGAGGAGTGTGGCAAATCTTCTACTGCTGTGTGGTTCCGTAGGGTAAGTATGTACTGATAGATTTCTCCGTTATTCATAGTACCCTTCGAAAGCTGCGAGGGAACAGTGAAATCTGTGTACACTCCCTTTCAGGATTAGATGTGTCactaatgtatatatacaacaatATTTACAAGGACAATCCCCACCCCAACACAAAGGGAGTACTAAGACACCCGGAAGTCTGTTATTATGGCGGAGGAAGATGAATTTTGATTGTCCTCAATGTTGATGAGGTTATTgggttattgcatgaaaatggggaatattgtttcgagtagaattttatattgcacgagcttgggAGTGCAATATATCTTCTACAAGGgacaatattcatgcaataacccttttattgtatagtaatataatatttgaaagtaaaacattggtttaaactaaaattttgTCGTTGAtaacgtcatgaattttgaagatttattgcactagttttgaagatttattgcactagttgcacgctaacttttgtttactttctgtgggaaatattatattgctatacaataatatattttacaggGCTGTAAGgaagaaataatttatattgttttttatagaCTGTAAGGGAGAAataattaatattgtattttataggACTGTAAGGGAGAAataattaatattgtattttataggACTGTAAGgaagaaataatttatattgtttttttataggaCTGTAAGGGAGAAataattaatattgtattttataggACTGTAAGGGAGAAataattaatattgtattttaaaggaCTGTAAGGGAGAAataattaatattgtattttataggACTGTAAGGGAGAAATAActgatattgtattttaaagggCTGTATAGGagacataattaatattgtattttacaGAGCTGTTAGGGagaaataattaatatattgtattttacagGGGTGTAAGGAAgcaataattaatattaatgtATGTGAGAAataattaatattgtatttaacaGGGCTGTAAAGGAGAAATAGATTATTGGTTTATACAGAATATGACTGCTTTAGGGATATCTGCTTTAATGATTATTGTGTTACAGGTAGGTTTGTCTTGAATtcagatattttcataatttgctGATAAGTGAATCAACATTACACTTTAACTAATTGCAAGCAAGCCTGTACAAGTTTTGAATTTCACCATTACAATCCACCATACATCTTTGAATAGGTGGCTCCAACATGGTCAAATATGACATGACCCTTTCAGGGGAGAGGTGTGTTGTTAAAAGTAGTCCTGTCAAATTTGCATAGAAGTGACCTGGCTAAGATAGTTTTTATCTCAGAGATAAATTAGTGGTAATtttctatatgttttttattttgaaatcatttttccCCGATTGTTACAAATACCTCacttttttattcataattctTATCAATCAGAATATCTTTCTTATAGAAGTATTCTCTGAATTTGTGTAACAATTCTTTGGAAATGACTCATATGCATTAAATGATCAtgatttaacaataaatttagcatttcttttctatatttatgtcattttttttcacaaaattagCCCATATAATCTTGCTACATAATGAAGCCATATGTCATTTTCAAgcttatattaaaatttaggGGAGAAATTATCTTTTCCATAAATATGTCACATTGCAACATTGAGAAATAAACCATTACattattatctcccctttaactGTTGTAGTTATCTCCCCTATAACTGTtgtagttatctcccctttaactgttgtagttatctcccctttaactgttgtagttatctcccctttaactGTTGTAGTTATATCCCCTATTACTGTATCAACAGTTGACAATGATGAGGTTAAACTTGaaacttaaaaaacaattgttccTAATTTTACCTTAGTTTAAAGCCAGTACTAAATTAGATAAGTCTCAcactgatatattatataattgagaatggaaatcgggaatatgtcaaagagacaacagctaAAGGCCACAAATGGATCTTCAATGAAGAAAGAAAATCCCACCTCAGCCTCAGCCTCATACTTAActctaaaacataaaaatgaacaaaaattaaaaaaaacgtacTAAACTAACAACCCTCCCCTATatatctagccaatgtagaataaataaACACACAGTATACACACAGTAAGACtcattttaaaagaagtttaagtccgatgtcagaataggtaacagaagaaactaagcaaaatgactaTGCTTTCAAGGAAACTACCAATTTAAAATGCCATTGTGCTATTTGAAAACATTTAGGAGAAGGTGGTTAAGTCCATCTGTAGTGGAAAGTTTTCAAGATACTAAATATTTGACCTTATATGTCATTTAGCAGGGTGCTTTTTTGGATAGGGTATGGAATTTCATTCTTGAAATCTTATAAGTCAGTGATATTGCTTGCCTTAAATTAATTGAGAATACAGGCTTTTTCCCCTGGCGAAGAATccaaattggaaaaaaaatggcttaaaattattcccaaaatgACAACTTTTTCCCATAACAGTCTCAATAGTAGTTaattcaaactgaaaaacactcatttatacatttttcattcCTAAAATTACTATATGTGCAGGTTTAagggtctatttatgtatcCTCACTGacaaaaaggggtcttatttCGAAGCAGGGTTTTACTCTTGAAAGGGTTTATGCTAAATTTcccaatttaatgaaaaatacacatattttcccaataaaaagggtagaggtagttttgaaaaaaaacgacAGTATCACTGTAAGTCATTACTAACTgttaaccaacttattttttctattatatattttgacagGTTTGTACAATGGCAGCTTCACTATGTTTATGTTGGGGCTTCAGGGAAGATAAGTTCAGGAATTAAAGACTTGACAGTGTTAGAATGTACCAGGAAACACAATGTATAATAAGCTTTAGCACAGAAACAGAAGTCAAGAAATCCTATTTAGCTTTAAATATATCGGCCACACAAACACATTTTAGCCTAGACTTGATGGATTATTGCTCATGGAGTATTTTATTTGACACCAGTGTTGTCTATAAAAATCTGCTCACCGCTTTCTGTAGGTTATATAAAAACAGTTATTTTCTGCTGAATTCAAAGCTGCTGCTGTTTTTAACAAGCTACAGGGAGCTGTTTTTCACAAACTACAGggagatgtttttttttcttaaaatcaatgGAACCATTATTTACTATGAAATATCAAACCAAATGCTGCAGGGACAGTATCAATTATAATTCAGATAGTGTGTATCAGCagctaacttttttttatgattaaatcTTGTGAGAGGAAATATTTGGTTTACTTATGACACTGCTTTACTTTTGAAGTAGTTATATAGTCTATTCCAATTGTATGAATATCTCCaccaaagttgtttttttattcattccCAATTGTACCAATATCTCCACCAACATTGTACTTATAAAGATGTATATATGAACCACTTGCGGGTTGGTAATTTAAAGTATgacttttttatttagataagatGATTTATGgctagatttgatttctaaatgTATCCAAGAATCACTGGTTCATTACTTTGTCATTGTCTTTGTGACCATGGTGACAGAGAAATTtactttgtatttaatttttttttagcttttattAGCTTTGTTAAATGATTGAGAACTCATTAATGAGACCTGAGTGAGGAAAGAATCAATTTTCGTTAATGAACAAAAATAGAGTccatcaaatgttttatttcaggcTAGTCTTGCATTAAAATTTTTGGTTTACTTTCTTCACGTGTTAATGTCATTTATAGAAGCAAaagctattattattattatccgacttattgttttgaaaaaatatatatttcctaTATACTTTGTTCATATGtaagttttaaaacatgtacTTAAAACAGAATCTCTAGTCCCATTTTAATCACTCATCAGTTTAGATGCTATTAATACAGGTAGATGAAACTTACttaaatgaagagataaatgaaaaatgaacaatttgAGGCTAAATTTATAAGGATCCAATGCCGTCAGTCAGCACAAGAGGCAAAGAAGCAGAGCATCCACTTCCTTCTTAATTTAATTTCGGGATTTTCTAATTCACTTGATGTAGTTGGATGAGGAACGATCCAAATGGTTCATTTACCTGTTTCTGATgcatttttggggtatttttgtttaataaaatttaaatatacttgtatatataaagacaaGTAAACAAGGTCAAATTTTGTTCATACAGATGTTAAAACCTTTATTATCTGTTGTCATGTTGAGCCAAGCtatcatattattttagatttaacCGCTTTATAGATTTGCAAGTTACATTCATTTTCTACCTGAGTTGATGTGATATCTTGAGAAAGGGGCAGGCATTTAATATGAGTTGGTACAAtacagggactttctatactaataATAGGACTGGTCACTTATAACGATGTCTATACAAATTATCAGACTTATCTCGGCCGTAGCTGATCATGATGTCATGTGACTTTTTAGCAAATCATTTCACATATACAAAgtgttcttcatttttttatgttcaagtttaacaaaaaacgttttttatgaaattttatacattttgtcattgcaaaattttgtttttaaaactttgaggTATTTGTTCATTGAATTTTCAGTAGCCGCCATCTTGTTCAATATATATTTCCATTTTACACAACTGGgatgttttttaaaaagtttaataattcatcattctttcaaaatcttatattttttgtcacCGTAAATGGCTATTAATcagattttatataaacaaccaataataattatattattacaaTGAACTGTGAAATACGCAAATAACTACTCAGCCTTGTATATCAGAGATACGAAACTAAGTTTATTGATGGGTGGTAGCTTTAAACAGATGGCTTAGtaatcagttaaaatcaatAGACGAGTACTGTttgtatagaaagtccctgtacaatgtacatgatgtaactGTTTAAGCTTTAACTGAATCTCTCTTACATAATGCCATTGTGAACCTCTTGTTTTATTGATTGATCCAACTAATTTAGGGGTCTAAATGGCAAAGCATGAATCTCACTTTGTCTGTACAAAAGTGGAGTTGAGTATCATTTGATAAAGTCTGCTTTTTTTCAGGATAATCCATCAATTTGCCATAAATAACAGTTTCTGAGTATGTCATCATCCTGTAAACAATTAGCTATGTTGTGTAACTTTTGTATTGCTGATTAACCTTAGGGACGACattaaaagttcaatgaaggataaaacacttaattcacatagttttttcactgaccccccccCTTCTTAACTTAATTTTGGGAAAATTGATTTACCTAAATCAATTTtggattaacaaaacttgcagcaatgttaACCCCCTCccaccccaaactatttgatttagtgtttttttttaatcctacattgatcttttgatgtcgttcTTAATGTACCtaagaaatattatattattaagaTGAGGGTAGTAGCCATATGTTTATCAATCTTTTAGCATGTAATACACTTTGTttaagtatttctttttataatattgacaagtaaaatatataaagtttgcCTAGAAGTTAGTGCCAATACATATAATGtagttttatgatatttttagtAGTTTTTGATACAAGGTTCTTTTATTGACACATTgtcattaaattatttatttcaacacaAATATAGATTAGgtgttatatattattttttaaaacatctttgttttagtattttaattttatttttagcctgcatatcaaaaaataaattacgaaaATCAAAAAAGGGATTAATTTTGCACTTCGTGTGACCACTGCAATTCTagtcacaaatatttcatttaacttTTCTACTTATTTGATTTGTACTGGTATTGTAATTGCAAGAGacacatttaaattaaatatctgcaGAAATCTTTAACTATCAAAATAAGAGATAGGCCCCAAACATGATGTTTGAGTAGTATATGTAGTAAGCTAAGCCACACCAAACACCATGCTAATATGTAGGCAACATCttcatagatttgatttccaaTATTTGAAATGATGAAATATAAGCTTTTTCTTTGTGTAACCATGGTAACAATctgcattttatttatacaaaatatttcaaaaagggATTTGAGAATGTTAAAATAAGTCCCAAAACTTGGTTCAAAGTATAATTTCTTTCCATAAGaatgatatttttctaaaatcgttaacatttatttttcaagaggtacatgtaaaataaaaatctgatgCATTTCACCTCATTTTGCcctaaaattgaattgaaaagtttgaatctcaaatatatatttgttggaAACACtattaaaaatagtttttgattAAGAATTTTGAATATATCCATCATCTCCTTTCATTTACACACTTAAAGTGTATTTATTGTAATCAGAAAGTATAAAAGAATGTTTGGTTATATTGATGTGATCACTTATCTGCTTgttttatagtcaattgtgttgcttactttatcaaattattattcaagGCCAGTACTTAACggatacaaaaaataaagactgGAAAGAGAGAAGAAATCTCATTGTATAATTGCCAGTGAAATAATGATTAATGTATATCAGGAGTTGTGTCATATAGAAATCTACCTTATACCttatatgaatatcaatacatctgttataataatataaaaaattcttttattaaagTGGGTAAACACAGTTAGTTACAACAAACTAAACTGCCCTGAGGCCCTCATGTCCTATTTCATGTTGAAAAAATCTCTATACCAAGCAAGTTGGTAACTGTTTGAATAATTAGTTGTTTCAGCCCAAATTTCAactttcattttattcattgtaTTTGATTGTTCCAAAATGAATGGAAGTTccatacatatttatatatgtgtgtgCACTCACATACGGTTGATTTCTTTCTGATGCAGCTTAAATATTATGATGATTAAGAGATCTTGTAGAACATGTATAAAGAAGTTCTGGTAGTTGTTAAATATGTATATCTCTCAGTACTTATTAACAGTAAACATGGTTCATTAAGAGATCTTGTAGAACATGTATTAAGAAGTTCTGGTAGTTGTTAAATATGTATATCTCTCTCAGAACTTATTAACAGTAAATGTGGTTTATGGTTGTAGGTTTGTTTATAAGCTTTAAATTGCTGATTTCCTTATATGTTATCAAAGTATCAGTTTTATACAGATTTATACAAGAAATAAAGTCTTAACAaaggttttgttttctttttcttttttgataacTTAAAAATTCAGTTAATCACAGTGAGGAAATCTAGACAATGTTGTAAACACACATCCTaacttattgttttttattaccTTAGATAAGTTCATTAGATTTTccctttgaattgtttcacattattTAATCTATGGAGATTATATTCTTTTTATGGTTTCTCTACCATGTGACGGTATGGACCTTGTCTGTAAACTTTAGTTTTGGGTTGGGACTAACTCAGAATAAAAACAAGtcttcattgactttgaaactctTACATACCGtagtttacaaaataatgtgtGTGTTTAGGTTTGTTTAAAGGGAACAACTTATAATAATTGTGTTTGGTATTTGtaatgcagttgtattagcattg
It contains:
- the LOC134684256 gene encoding tetraspanin-9-like, encoding MGSMKTSAFCTLKYIFIIFNVIIWLIGCGLFSVGIWMQVNTGPYINLLPSHYVFGATAIICITGVVALIIGFCGLVGGIMESRLCMVVYFVFNIVVFAAEITIIAIGFSKKSQLQSFVKEELMYSLEFSHNPDIQSNKREGVDNVIDYIQQDLKCCGINNYTDWFNHPAWPGKSYVTDSCCLHEGEECGKSSTAVWFRRGCKGEIDYWFIQNMTALGISALMIIVLQVCTMAASLCLCWGFREDKFRN